From Pedobacter cryoconitis, one genomic window encodes:
- a CDS encoding cytochrome c maturation protein CcmE, producing MKKSAIIGLITIAICVCFLVSLNADTSNYSTFTEAAKDSREFHVMGHWAKEKGTYYDALKDANHFSFYMKDEKGDIEKVIYSGTKPQDFERSEKLVLIGKMNKGTFYASKILMKCPSKYNNDLVEIKQDGQVKRYK from the coding sequence TGAAAAAAAGTGCAATTATTGGCTTAATTACAATTGCTATCTGTGTGTGTTTCCTGGTCAGCTTAAATGCGGATACCAGTAACTATTCGACCTTTACAGAAGCTGCTAAAGACTCCAGAGAGTTTCACGTAATGGGCCATTGGGCAAAAGAAAAGGGAACTTATTATGATGCCTTAAAAGATGCCAACCATTTCTCTTTCTATATGAAAGATGAAAAAGGTGATATTGAGAAAGTTATTTATAGTGGGACTAAACCACAAGACTTTGAACGTTCTGAAAAACTTGTATTGATCGGTAAGATGAATAAAGGAACTTTCTACGCCTCAAAAATTTTAATGAAATGCCCCTCTAAATATAATAACGACCTAGTAG